The following proteins come from a genomic window of Methanosarcina sp. MTP4:
- a CDS encoding M48 family metalloprotease, producing MSNRFGASLFFAVPSALLILLAGLTKNAIVVVSVAFLMFILSSYIYLSAGCLILKLYKARKIQRSENPLLYSILEELSSRAQVRTPELYSFEAEIPGMFTVGNGSKAFIAISTSMFETFDDLNLEVLLAHEVGHIKNRDVSLNTVTALFAGAIMLFPELAIWGSILSGFGQPHDPAPRFFRFAATALAAPPAATLVQLTNPQRRELEADEVAIKLTRNPQILAKNLEYLENYIPFQPVTGKFNPGHFHLFSTHTQRIRGDRAMFISMFDTHPDTGDRVMHILNYSNYKENGILTTRYSRVPGFFDSKSWKLAMGTSFVAYMMFLFVIIVVVTFALKDFNFLINGGIAGAYVGSILLFMRITAKVTRRKPQQKCFLPVYKRIIRNSRQAFKHFVKR from the coding sequence ATGAGCAACAGGTTTGGAGCATCTCTGTTTTTTGCAGTTCCTTCGGCTCTCCTGATCCTGCTCGCAGGGCTTACAAAAAACGCTATTGTCGTGGTAAGTGTAGCTTTCCTGATGTTTATCCTGAGCAGTTATATCTACCTTTCAGCCGGTTGCTTGATTCTCAAATTGTATAAAGCCCGGAAAATCCAGAGAAGTGAAAATCCTTTATTGTACTCGATTCTGGAAGAGCTTTCCAGCAGGGCGCAGGTCCGAACCCCCGAACTATACAGCTTTGAAGCCGAAATTCCCGGAATGTTTACGGTGGGAAACGGAAGCAAAGCCTTCATCGCCATTTCAACGTCAATGTTTGAAACCTTTGACGACCTGAACCTGGAAGTTTTGCTGGCACATGAAGTAGGACACATAAAAAACAGGGATGTCAGCCTGAACACAGTCACCGCACTTTTTGCCGGGGCGATAATGCTCTTTCCGGAGCTTGCAATATGGGGCTCAATCCTCTCCGGGTTCGGGCAGCCCCATGACCCGGCACCCAGGTTCTTCAGGTTTGCAGCAACAGCCCTCGCAGCCCCCCCCGCGGCAACCCTGGTACAGCTTACAAACCCCCAGAGAAGGGAACTCGAAGCCGATGAAGTTGCCATCAAGCTTACCAGGAACCCCCAGATCCTTGCCAAAAACCTCGAATATCTCGAAAATTACATTCCCTTCCAGCCGGTCACCGGCAAGTTCAATCCGGGACATTTCCACCTCTTCAGCACGCACACCCAGCGGATCAGAGGAGACCGTGCCATGTTCATATCTATGTTTGACACACATCCCGATACCGGGGACAGGGTAATGCACATCCTCAACTATTCAAACTATAAAGAAAACGGCATTTTAACTACAAGGTATTCCAGAGTCCCGGGATTTTTTGATTCGAAAAGCTGGAAACTTGCCATGGGAACGAGTTTTGTCGCTTACATGATGTTTTTGTTCGTTATCATAGTCGTGGTTACTTTTGCATTGAAGGACTTCAACTTCCTTATTAACGGGGGTATTGCCGGGGCATATGTAGGGTCAATCCTACTCTTTATGAGAATTACTGCAAAGGTTACTCGAAGAAAACCCCAACAAAAATGTTTCCTGCCAGTATATAAAAGAATTATCCGGAATTCAAGGCAGGCTTTCAAGCATTTTGTAAAAAGATAA
- a CDS encoding peptidoglycan bridge formation glycyltransferase FemA/FemB family protein encodes MIEIKDSIDREKWDDFVFKHPKGNIFQTSYMADVYSSTKNYEPISLAAVESENDEIVAVLLAVIIRDASGMIGAISSRSIINGGPIFIEDKKGFEAVTKLLNYYEQVLQNRAIYTQIRNIWDMENSRSTLEPLGYQYEPHLNYLIDLDRPSEEMWKDIHKPRRKGINRAEKIGIKLRKIENKNEIKDCYRLIEETYKNVRLPLADISLLESAYEKFFDIGFIDFYLATLDGEVVGSRVVLKYKGLVHDWYAGSKQEINYVNEAAVWHMLCEYAEKEKVFDFGGAGHPGKPYGVREFKKRFGGKEVNHGRYKKVHNKSREEIMKSGLKIYKTVGKYMNIKA; translated from the coding sequence ATGATTGAAATTAAAGATTCAATCGACCGGGAAAAATGGGATGATTTTGTATTCAAGCATCCAAAGGGGAATATTTTTCAAACAAGTTATATGGCAGATGTTTACAGCTCAACTAAGAACTATGAGCCAATTTCCCTGGCTGCAGTTGAATCAGAGAATGATGAAATAGTGGCAGTTCTCCTGGCAGTAATCATCAGGGATGCCTCGGGAATGATCGGAGCTATTTCTTCAAGATCAATAATTAATGGCGGCCCTATTTTTATCGAAGATAAAAAAGGATTCGAAGCAGTTACAAAACTGCTCAATTACTATGAGCAGGTTCTTCAAAACAGAGCGATCTACACCCAGATACGCAATATATGGGACATGGAAAACTCCAGAAGTACTCTGGAACCCCTCGGATACCAGTACGAACCGCACTTAAATTACCTTATTGACCTCGACCGTCCCAGCGAAGAGATGTGGAAAGACATCCACAAACCCCGCCGAAAAGGGATCAACAGGGCTGAAAAAATAGGCATCAAGCTTCGAAAAATTGAAAATAAAAATGAAATAAAAGACTGTTACAGGCTAATTGAGGAGACCTACAAAAATGTAAGGCTGCCTCTTGCAGATATTTCTCTTCTTGAAAGTGCATACGAAAAATTCTTTGATATAGGATTTATTGATTTCTACCTGGCCACTTTAGATGGAGAAGTTGTCGGGTCCAGAGTGGTTTTGAAGTACAAAGGCCTGGTCCACGACTGGTATGCAGGTTCAAAACAGGAAATAAATTATGTTAATGAGGCGGCTGTGTGGCACATGCTGTGTGAGTATGCCGAAAAAGAAAAAGTGTTTGATTTCGGGGGAGCAGGCCATCCGGGCAAGCCCTACGGCGTAAGGGAGTTTAAAAAGAGGTTTGGCGGGAAGGAAGTCAACCATGGGAGATATAAGAAAGTCCATAATAAAAGTAGAGAAGAAATTATGAAATCGGGATTGAAAATTTACAAAACTGTTGGGAAATACATGAACATAAAAGCATAA
- a CDS encoding DUF354 domain-containing protein, with product MRVLFDVGHPTDVNVFRNVIKKLEKEGHSTKVTARDKENTVELLKTYGLDYEVSPHYKGMMNKALGLPRADYFVYKVAKKFSPDVFVSAGTPYAAQVSKMLGKPHIAFPNTEHAKLAIYLSKPFTDLICTPTFFKRDFGKKQKRFNSFNELTYLHPNHFTPDESIVEELGLQKDRYVLIRFSALDSHHDLSAKGFDFKNEGEVLEFIERIEDFQRVVITSELKMGSKFEKYKLNVPSDKWHDFLYYATMYIGEGAKTASEGAILGVPSIYVSNTRRGYLDELEERYDMAYTIPNKDEALTKAISLLKEENLKKLWHSKREKMLDEKIDIVEFIMSVIREHGKK from the coding sequence TTGAGGGTTTTATTTGATGTAGGACATCCCACGGATGTCAATGTATTCAGGAATGTCATAAAAAAGTTAGAAAAAGAAGGACATTCAACAAAGGTAACGGCAAGAGATAAAGAAAATACTGTTGAGTTACTTAAGACATATGGTTTAGACTACGAAGTCAGCCCACATTATAAAGGTATGATGAACAAAGCCTTAGGGCTTCCAAGAGCTGATTATTTCGTATATAAAGTAGCAAAAAAATTCTCGCCGGATGTTTTTGTTAGTGCAGGAACACCTTATGCTGCGCAGGTTAGCAAAATGTTAGGAAAACCCCATATTGCTTTTCCGAACACCGAGCATGCTAAACTTGCTATATATTTAAGTAAACCCTTCACCGACCTGATATGTACACCTACTTTTTTTAAAAGGGATTTTGGTAAGAAGCAGAAACGCTTCAACAGTTTTAATGAGCTAACTTATTTGCACCCCAATCATTTCACTCCTGACGAGAGTATTGTAGAAGAACTGGGACTTCAGAAAGACCGTTACGTTCTCATCAGATTCTCAGCTCTGGATTCACATCACGACCTATCAGCAAAAGGGTTCGATTTCAAAAACGAGGGCGAGGTGCTAGAATTCATAGAAAGAATTGAAGATTTTCAGAGAGTAGTTATTACATCAGAACTAAAAATGGGAAGTAAATTCGAGAAGTACAAACTGAATGTACCCTCTGACAAATGGCACGATTTTCTCTACTATGCAACAATGTACATTGGAGAGGGAGCAAAAACCGCCTCTGAAGGTGCAATACTGGGAGTTCCTTCAATATATGTTTCGAACACAAGGAGAGGATATCTCGATGAGCTTGAAGAAAGATACGATATGGCATATACAATTCCTAACAAAGATGAAGCACTCACTAAAGCGATATCCTTGCTTAAAGAAGAGAATTTAAAAAAGCTGTGGCATTCAAAGAGAGAAAAAATGCTTGATGAGAAAATTGACATTGTGGAATTTATAATGAGTGTTATCAGAGAACATGGAAAAAAATAA
- a CDS encoding DUF1616 domain-containing protein: MPNFKKCIFVEDLLAVTIFSCLGVLFVLIPPFNDTFLRIPIALSLFFFIPGYAFIAALFPGNEEISGIERFTLSVGFSLVLTVFDGFFISLLPWGYRPAPIVVSILGMTVFFSIIAIFTRKLRDEDKQFSFSIKEFIEQIRSEEINGNDGANENDGSLEETPVPAESRRFHRSKSKVKAKGLKAQSTDTKSNSNSKSNSKSNSKSNSKSNSNLKANAKTREMPLPPEIEKALVIALIGSIIIASGMLVYAKMTREKETFTSLYLLGPEGKAEGYPSESFIDIPLTVTVGIDNHELQEVNYILQMKVDGQVIEELNVPVEDGGTWQENLIYTRQKLKNDRSKLEFALFKEEVGYFPYRSVHLYLQNNNSLTHLGDKYGDVARLPVIVNGDMESSTGWNFVSSMEFINGSYVNSSGVDSSFAYRIVNSYSGTFSEFAQHSGSLSQSIYCQENTMAVVSVFVKDNFSSGPTEVGNTQFKQIVLDNEVLWEDGISGDEGWQHIEVPVSLKEGTNNLTLRLIQIGNSELVPVEVLWDSVSLKSVEELSPYTEGEYLVESIPPVSKVLELQLYMNNETFKVEWNGTDEGSGIAGYNISYSVDGTSWESWISKTTANSAIFTGKPGKTYYFRSKAVDRAGNWESEHTEPDTKTAVYSGLPEITLDITPNPCKDGAWFTVTSSAPLKEQFCLVTIENWDPEFVEMTSSDSLVWRGRYVVDHGDILYVEAVCMDMFSNSVSVFDELLVDNSLSDFEIEISPKTIDKGELEIRVTPSTALKSKPYVSISANEDIDVVYLTYSEDGEYIYTAKIRSDINEGAHKVSVTGYTLDSETIEGSGSFTVEHPD; encoded by the coding sequence ATGCCAAACTTCAAAAAATGTATTTTTGTTGAAGATTTGCTTGCAGTTACTATTTTTTCATGTCTTGGGGTCCTTTTCGTACTTATCCCTCCATTCAATGATACTTTTCTCAGGATCCCGATAGCTTTATCTCTCTTTTTTTTCATTCCAGGTTATGCATTTATAGCTGCACTTTTTCCCGGAAATGAAGAAATCAGCGGCATTGAACGCTTTACATTAAGTGTCGGCTTCAGTCTTGTACTCACGGTTTTTGACGGTTTTTTTATAAGTTTGCTGCCCTGGGGTTATCGTCCTGCTCCAATCGTCGTCTCCATCCTGGGCATGACGGTGTTTTTCAGCATAATTGCAATTTTTACAAGGAAACTCCGGGACGAAGATAAACAGTTTTCCTTTTCGATAAAAGAATTCATAGAACAGATCCGGTCTGAAGAGATTAATGGAAATGATGGGGCTAATGAAAATGACGGGTCTCTGGAAGAAACTCCTGTACCTGCCGAAAGCAGGCGTTTTCACAGGTCAAAAAGTAAAGTCAAAGCAAAAGGTCTGAAAGCTCAATCTACCGATACTAAGTCTAATTCCAATTCTAAATCCAATTCTAAATCTAATTCTAAATCTAATTCTAAATCTAATTCCAATCTTAAAGCTAATGCTAAAACCAGAGAAATGCCTCTTCCCCCTGAAATCGAAAAAGCTCTGGTAATCGCCCTGATCGGTTCAATAATAATTGCAAGCGGAATGCTTGTATATGCCAAGATGACCCGTGAAAAGGAAACGTTTACGTCACTGTACCTCCTGGGGCCGGAAGGGAAAGCCGAAGGGTACCCTTCTGAGAGTTTTATCGATATCCCTCTCACAGTTACGGTTGGAATAGACAATCATGAACTTCAGGAAGTCAATTATATCCTCCAGATGAAAGTAGATGGGCAGGTTATTGAAGAATTAAACGTTCCCGTCGAAGACGGGGGTACCTGGCAGGAAAACCTGATCTATACCCGTCAAAAATTGAAAAATGACAGGTCCAAACTTGAATTTGCACTTTTTAAAGAAGAGGTGGGATACTTCCCTTACAGGTCTGTTCATCTCTACCTGCAGAACAATAACTCCCTCACTCACCTCGGGGATAAATACGGGGACGTTGCCCGGCTTCCGGTAATTGTAAACGGAGATATGGAATCCTCTACAGGCTGGAATTTTGTTTCAAGCATGGAATTCATTAACGGTTCGTATGTAAATAGTTCGGGTGTGGATTCTTCCTTCGCATACCGGATAGTTAATTCATACAGCGGGACTTTTTCCGAATTTGCGCAGCATTCCGGGTCACTCTCTCAAAGTATATACTGTCAGGAAAATACCATGGCAGTGGTTTCTGTCTTCGTGAAAGACAACTTCAGTTCAGGACCCACTGAAGTGGGGAATACCCAGTTCAAGCAGATCGTTCTGGACAATGAAGTCCTCTGGGAAGACGGGATCTCCGGGGATGAGGGCTGGCAGCACATTGAGGTTCCCGTTTCCTTGAAAGAGGGCACAAATAATCTAACTCTCCGCTTAATACAAATCGGAAACTCCGAACTTGTGCCCGTAGAGGTGCTCTGGGACAGTGTTTCTCTCAAGTCTGTTGAAGAACTCTCTCCCTACACGGAAGGGGAGTATCTTGTCGAAAGCATCCCCCCGGTTTCAAAGGTCCTGGAGCTTCAGCTTTACATGAACAATGAGACCTTTAAAGTTGAGTGGAACGGAACTGATGAAGGTTCGGGAATTGCCGGGTATAACATTTCCTATAGTGTTGATGGGACCAGCTGGGAGTCCTGGATTTCTAAAACAACTGCAAATTCTGCAATATTTACTGGAAAACCCGGCAAAACGTATTACTTCCGTTCTAAAGCGGTTGACAGGGCCGGGAACTGGGAGTCGGAGCATACTGAACCAGACACAAAAACCGCAGTTTACAGTGGGCTTCCGGAAATTACGCTTGATATCACTCCAAACCCGTGCAAGGATGGCGCATGGTTTACTGTAACCTCTTCAGCGCCTCTTAAGGAGCAGTTCTGTCTTGTCACCATTGAAAACTGGGACCCTGAGTTTGTGGAGATGACTTCTTCGGATAGTCTGGTCTGGAGAGGTAGATATGTGGTAGACCATGGCGACATATTATATGTGGAAGCAGTATGTATGGACATGTTTTCCAATTCTGTCTCCGTGTTTGACGAATTGCTCGTTGACAACTCTCTCTCTGATTTTGAGATTGAGATCAGCCCTAAGACTATTGACAAAGGCGAACTCGAGATTAGAGTCACGCCCTCAACAGCTTTAAAAAGCAAGCCTTATGTTTCCATATCAGCCAATGAGGATATCGATGTGGTTTACCTTACTTATTCCGAAGACGGGGAGTATATATATACGGCCAAAATCAGAAGCGATATAAATGAAGGGGCTCACAAAGTCTCCGTAACCGGATATACGCTGGATTCTGAAACAATAGAAGGTTCAGGCTCATTTACAGTCGAACACCCGGACTAA
- a CDS encoding PEF-CTERM sorting domain-containing protein — translation MKKILLLLVSGMLILSLAGSAIASPAKIKLCDLSGNEIVGPIMIPADGTPVTVKMEVSDIFYSQFPPDGTHDRTFSVKVASGPIEVQTSNDGSTWLGWTSGETSFGYTAEASKDYCYLVQIKGTNDGTISVKDISDDYYTDDGSELDDFDYGIETYEVQIPEFPTVALPVAAILGLVFIFGRRKEGL, via the coding sequence ATGAAGAAAATACTATTACTATTGGTAAGTGGGATGCTTATTCTATCCCTTGCCGGGTCGGCTATTGCGTCACCTGCGAAGATTAAGTTATGCGATTTGTCTGGTAATGAGATCGTTGGACCTATAATGATTCCTGCGGATGGTACTCCGGTAACAGTAAAAATGGAGGTTTCCGACATCTTTTACTCTCAGTTTCCTCCAGATGGGACGCACGATAGGACATTTTCAGTGAAAGTAGCCAGTGGTCCAATTGAGGTACAGACCTCAAATGATGGTTCTACGTGGCTTGGCTGGACGTCTGGTGAAACTAGCTTTGGTTATACAGCAGAGGCCTCAAAAGATTATTGCTATCTTGTACAGATAAAAGGTACTAACGATGGTACTATCAGTGTAAAAGATATAAGTGATGACTACTATACGGACGATGGCTCAGAACTAGATGATTTCGATTATGGTATCGAGACTTATGAGGTGCAAATCCCAGAATTCCCGACCGTCGCTCTCCCTGTGGCAGCCATCCTCGGTCTTGTCTTCATATTCGGGCGCAGGAAAGAGGGATTATAA
- a CDS encoding DegT/DnrJ/EryC1/StrS aminotransferase family protein: MNLNSEADITKIKELFHNSSIGFTNSGRTSLYVILKALDLPQNSNIGVPLYCCPSVFDAIIQAGHKPLFLDIDPDNYTISPEHLEEKIEEIEAVIAIHTFGRPPDLDKIQKIAGEKPVLEDCAHALLSKYKGKLTGTIATAGFFSFRTGKYISAGEGGMVTTRNLELAENIKKEIQKLPEPSGTDKIKHIIKTCARSTLYHRPWFGLVSLPIGSRIENKVDLMNKYSFKTAKIRNTDLQVAAKKIQSFQEKVEKQRKNSQYLIENLRDTCLKLPFETKDTYCNYYLFPVQVESQLKRDEVSELLRKKGIDTAKLFSKTPEIAKKNYGYKEGCPNTEKVAESILVIPNHFTLKKRELDHIINAIKMTGWAKV; encoded by the coding sequence ATGAATCTCAATTCTGAAGCGGATATTACAAAAATAAAAGAACTATTTCACAATTCATCCATAGGATTTACCAATAGCGGAAGAACATCCCTTTATGTAATACTGAAGGCTTTAGATCTCCCCCAGAATTCAAACATTGGCGTTCCACTTTATTGCTGCCCGAGTGTCTTTGACGCTATAATCCAGGCTGGTCACAAGCCACTATTTCTTGATATAGATCCTGACAATTATACAATAAGTCCTGAGCACCTTGAAGAGAAAATTGAAGAAATCGAAGCCGTTATTGCAATACATACTTTCGGAAGGCCTCCAGACCTGGACAAAATCCAAAAAATTGCAGGCGAGAAGCCGGTTCTTGAAGACTGTGCACATGCCCTTTTAAGTAAATATAAAGGAAAACTGACAGGAACGATCGCAACTGCAGGCTTCTTCAGTTTCCGAACTGGTAAGTACATCTCAGCCGGAGAAGGAGGGATGGTAACCACCAGAAATCTGGAGCTTGCAGAGAACATAAAAAAAGAGATACAGAAACTACCAGAACCTTCCGGCACCGACAAAATCAAACACATAATAAAAACCTGTGCACGTTCCACATTATATCACAGACCGTGGTTCGGATTGGTATCGCTGCCAATAGGGAGCAGGATTGAAAATAAAGTTGACCTGATGAACAAGTACTCATTCAAAACTGCAAAAATCCGAAATACTGACCTTCAGGTTGCTGCTAAAAAGATACAGAGTTTCCAGGAAAAAGTCGAAAAGCAGAGAAAAAATTCTCAATATTTGATCGAAAATCTGAGAGACACTTGTCTAAAATTACCCTTCGAAACTAAAGATACTTACTGCAACTATTACCTTTTCCCGGTACAAGTAGAAAGCCAATTAAAGAGAGATGAAGTTAGTGAGTTACTCAGAAAAAAAGGAATAGATACAGCCAAACTCTTCAGTAAAACACCTGAGATAGCGAAAAAGAATTATGGGTATAAAGAAGGCTGCCCAAATACCGAAAAAGTTGCAGAAAGCATACTTGTTATACCTAATCATTTTACTCTTAAAAAAAGAGAGCTTGACCATATAATAAATGCAATAAAAATGACAGGGTGGGCTAAGGTTTGA
- a CDS encoding glycosyltransferase family 2 protein translates to MKDYIIVTPCKNEEDNILQLGESIINQTIQPKLWVVVDDGSTDSTPRLLETLTSRYDWIRVNVLGNGKRDLSFHYAEVVNDGLNLALGISEENGISCKYIGLIDADMILYTDFFEKIMGKFESNSKLGVASGSVVYQKGEKKVFEKGRDNLPIGGLRVWRKECFLDTGGFPISYSADSVSNVIATLRGWDTVKYRDIIGIQTRETSSAEGMWKGFKTKGKSDYYRDYHPAYIIFKFLKYTFRSPHYLGVPYLCGYIDGIFKIKNKIEIPEVRKYYRNKHKELIDYYGRKFQFNQ, encoded by the coding sequence ATGAAAGATTACATAATTGTAACACCATGCAAAAACGAAGAAGATAATATACTACAGCTTGGAGAATCTATTATAAACCAGACAATTCAGCCTAAGCTGTGGGTAGTTGTAGATGACGGGAGCACGGATTCTACTCCTAGACTTCTAGAAACTCTGACCTCAAGGTATGATTGGATTCGTGTAAATGTTCTTGGAAATGGAAAAAGAGATCTGAGTTTCCATTATGCTGAAGTTGTAAATGATGGTTTGAATCTTGCATTGGGTATTTCTGAAGAAAATGGTATTTCCTGTAAGTATATCGGCTTAATAGATGCGGATATGATATTATATACTGATTTTTTTGAAAAAATAATGGGTAAGTTTGAAAGTAATTCCAAGCTCGGCGTTGCAAGTGGATCCGTCGTGTATCAGAAAGGAGAAAAAAAAGTCTTCGAAAAAGGAAGAGATAATCTTCCGATTGGTGGGCTAAGAGTTTGGAGGAAAGAATGTTTTTTGGACACAGGAGGTTTCCCTATTTCTTATTCTGCAGATTCGGTTTCAAATGTTATTGCAACCCTGCGTGGGTGGGATACAGTAAAATATAGAGATATCATTGGGATTCAAACAAGAGAAACAAGTAGTGCAGAAGGCATGTGGAAGGGATTTAAAACGAAAGGGAAATCAGACTACTACAGAGATTATCACCCAGCATATATTATCTTCAAGTTTTTAAAATATACATTTAGATCTCCACACTATCTTGGGGTTCCATATCTATGTGGATACATAGATGGAATTTTCAAAATTAAAAATAAGATAGAAATCCCAGAAGTGAGGAAGTACTATAGAAACAAACACAAAGAGCTAATTGATTACTATGGAAGAAAGTTCCAGTTTAACCAGTAA
- the artC gene encoding archaeosortase C, with amino-acid sequence MGNETKNLILILLVLALFTGMAVEISEGSTVVGVVLFLVSVFLLTRIDFKNLGDSGLLKKSKTCFVVGAFIVAADLAYNFKNGGELGTLDVMTVFFGASLVGTQLQNPQINRVSRFGAYISSVFVILYLIFYTMFAFFNIDFLHKFDHYFILLPTVGVLNLAGIPLEVVATETVRISGVEEMTLVIGGPCSGLYSMFLLIGIVFGYSRIENLNKNKTLMMLGFCVLVAYISNLFRVVVLYFTAYMYGQEAMMLVHTHLGWIIFAVVAAFIMYLIELKS; translated from the coding sequence ATGGGGAATGAAACTAAAAACCTGATACTTATTTTGCTGGTACTGGCACTTTTTACCGGGATGGCTGTTGAAATTAGTGAGGGCTCGACTGTTGTCGGAGTTGTTCTGTTCCTTGTTTCCGTGTTTCTGCTGACAAGGATTGACTTCAAGAACCTGGGGGATTCAGGTCTCCTGAAAAAATCAAAAACCTGTTTTGTTGTGGGGGCTTTTATAGTAGCAGCAGACCTTGCCTATAATTTCAAAAATGGCGGGGAACTTGGGACCCTTGACGTCATGACGGTATTCTTCGGAGCTTCCCTGGTCGGGACCCAGCTCCAAAACCCCCAGATAAACCGGGTCTCCAGGTTTGGTGCGTATATTTCATCTGTTTTTGTTATTCTTTACCTTATCTTTTACACTATGTTTGCTTTCTTTAACATCGATTTCCTTCACAAGTTCGACCACTACTTCATACTTCTTCCCACAGTGGGAGTTTTAAATCTGGCAGGTATTCCTCTCGAAGTGGTTGCAACGGAAACCGTTCGGATAAGCGGAGTTGAAGAAATGACCCTGGTTATCGGAGGGCCCTGTTCAGGCCTGTATTCCATGTTCCTTTTAATAGGGATTGTTTTCGGATACAGCAGAATTGAAAACCTGAATAAAAATAAGACCCTCATGATGCTCGGATTTTGTGTGCTTGTCGCCTACATCTCAAACCTGTTTCGGGTAGTAGTTCTCTATTTCACCGCTTATATGTACGGACAGGAAGCAATGATGCTTGTGCACACGCATCTCGGATGGATTATATTTGCAGTAGTTGCAGCTTTTATAATGTATTTGATAGAGCTAAAAAGCTAA
- a CDS encoding glycosyltransferase family 4 protein: MVNLKLTSNKDLIYYYPMGSGAPSDISRKIFKYLLVHREDLPFENIKIFCKKKNVTKIKEELKDVNIITYSDLGKISHNSLIHIPVLPSILPNSKFLLYIYCTHIKKTKVVLQYHGDVRGELKISYKDVVSLAHILTYLFVPNILKSADAVLVHSNYMNDIIHNYGVNKSFVISNAIETDWLKPLEKEICIEQSINKKSYNIFYHGRLSWEKGVDLLIDAVFFCLKNNYSNIILYLAGDGPSRRYLEKLCCRLGIENNVVFLGNLDKKTIKWFLKDVDVAIYPSRFDAFSLAILEALSCSNCNVYFSKKAGIYNFVIKDGFKLHAFEPSVENIIKIIEQKEFVDKSELQKEFAKKYTFDSVVFDYIKLYTNVIDDINSN, from the coding sequence ATGGTTAATCTAAAACTGACTTCAAACAAAGATTTGATTTATTACTATCCAATGGGAAGTGGTGCTCCATCTGACATAAGCAGAAAAATTTTTAAATATTTACTAGTCCATAGGGAAGATCTGCCTTTTGAGAACATAAAGATATTTTGCAAAAAAAAAAATGTTACAAAAATAAAAGAGGAATTAAAAGATGTAAATATAATTACTTATTCTGATCTTGGAAAAATATCTCATAATAGTCTGATTCATATTCCAGTATTACCTTCAATACTTCCTAATAGCAAGTTTTTACTTTACATCTATTGCACTCATATTAAAAAAACAAAAGTTGTTTTACAATATCATGGTGACGTAAGGGGAGAACTTAAAATAAGTTATAAAGATGTTGTATCACTGGCTCACATTCTTACATACTTATTTGTACCCAATATCTTGAAAAGTGCCGACGCCGTATTAGTACATTCTAATTATATGAATGACATTATTCACAATTATGGGGTGAATAAAAGTTTTGTGATATCAAATGCCATCGAAACAGATTGGTTAAAACCTTTGGAAAAAGAGATTTGCATTGAACAATCAATTAATAAAAAGAGCTACAACATATTTTACCATGGGAGACTTTCCTGGGAAAAAGGAGTGGATCTATTAATAGACGCAGTATTTTTTTGTTTAAAGAATAATTATTCAAACATTATACTTTATCTTGCAGGTGATGGCCCAAGTAGGAGATATTTGGAGAAACTTTGCTGCCGATTAGGCATAGAGAATAATGTAGTGTTTCTAGGAAACTTAGATAAAAAAACTATAAAGTGGTTCCTCAAAGATGTTGATGTGGCAATATATCCCTCTCGTTTTGATGCTTTTTCTCTGGCGATATTAGAAGCTTTATCCTGTTCTAATTGCAATGTTTATTTTTCGAAAAAAGCAGGAATATACAATTTTGTCATAAAAGATGGTTTTAAATTACATGCTTTTGAACCTTCTGTAGAAAACATAATAAAAATAATCGAACAAAAAGAATTTGTTGATAAAAGTGAATTACAAAAAGAATTTGCTAAGAAGTATACCTTTGATTCTGTGGTATTTGACTACATAAAATTGTACACTAATGTCATAGATGATATTAATAGTAACTAA